The Methanosphaera sp. BMS genome contains a region encoding:
- a CDS encoding Xaa-Pro peptidase family protein, whose amino-acid sequence MKNNELITKLNEDNIDSMFVYKPENIKYISDFYPSSFAYLIITDEPVLYVNSIDKEDASNLSQVEVRDVKKLSQIKEELTGKIAVEESLEFSMAKYLSDNLNDLSVSGVIEDLRKTKTDEEITKIKNSIAIAENAIGEIDFTSTEKYAAATLEFDMTINGSIKPAFDTIVASGKRSSMPHSVTSMNRVETPIVVDWGAKYDHYCSDITRTFIDSERQEEIWNIVLEAQTAAIKTICPGVEISEVDKAARDVITEYGYGEYFIHSTGHGFGLDIHENPNVSKNSNGVLEENMVITAEPGIYIPGEFGVRIEDDILVKKNPKQLTTLDKKLDFLL is encoded by the coding sequence ATGAAAAATAACGAATTAATAACAAAATTAAATGAAGACAACATAGATTCAATGTTTGTATATAAGCCAGAAAACATCAAATATATATCCGATTTTTATCCATCAAGCTTCGCATATTTAATCATAACTGATGAACCAGTATTATACGTAAACAGTATAGACAAGGAGGATGCTTCAAACCTATCACAGGTGGAAGTAAGGGATGTTAAGAAATTAAGCCAAATCAAAGAGGAACTAACGGGTAAAATAGCCGTTGAAGAGTCACTTGAGTTTTCCATGGCAAAGTATTTGAGTGATAATTTGAATGACTTAAGCGTCTCGGGTGTAATCGAGGATTTAAGAAAGACAAAGACTGATGAGGAAATCACCAAGATAAAAAATTCCATAGCGATAGCCGAAAATGCCATAGGGGAAATAGACTTTACAAGTACTGAAAAGTATGCGGCTGCCACGCTTGAGTTTGACATGACAATCAACGGCTCCATAAAACCTGCATTTGATACCATCGTTGCATCAGGTAAACGTTCAAGCATGCCTCATTCTGTCACGTCAATGAATCGCGTTGAAACTCCTATCGTTGTTGATTGGGGAGCAAAGTATGATCATTACTGCTCTGATATAACAAGAACATTCATTGACAGCGAACGTCAGGAGGAAATATGGAATATTGTATTGGAAGCTCAGACGGCGGCTATAAAAACTATTTGTCCCGGTGTTGAAATATCCGAGGTTGATAAGGCTGCAAGGGATGTTATAACGGAGTATGGTTATGGTGAATACTTCATTCACAGTACCGGTCATGGATTCGGGTTGGACATTCATGAGAATCCTAATGTTTCAAAGAATTCAAATGGTGTTCTTGAAGAGAATATGGTTATCACAGCAGAACCTGGTATTTATATTCCAGGGGAGTTTGGTGTCCGAATAGAGGATGATATTCTTGTTAAAAAGAATCCTAAGCAGTTAACTACATTGGATAAGAAGTTGGACTTCCTGTTATGA
- a CDS encoding PRC-barrel domain-containing protein — protein MVNLSTFYNLNVYNTEGKFIGQICEVVLNIKKGRISFFKTKALTQNKASLGFADVLKNLRFEQEEENLKEVSTEGTLDIPYELVSAVGDIIIVDQNKLTQYQNELKAKEVKSQQVKRPAPTIKK, from the coding sequence ATGGTAAACTTATCAACATTTTACAACTTAAACGTTTATAACACAGAAGGAAAATTCATAGGTCAAATATGTGAAGTAGTGCTGAATATTAAAAAAGGAAGAATCTCATTTTTCAAAACAAAAGCTCTAACTCAAAATAAGGCAAGTCTAGGATTTGCAGATGTGTTAAAAAATCTGAGATTTGAACAGGAAGAAGAAAACTTGAAAGAAGTAAGTACTGAAGGTACTCTCGACATTCCATATGAACTCGTATCAGCAGTAGGCGATATCATAATCGTTGATCAAAACAAATTAACACAGTATCAAAATGAATTAAAAGCTAAAGAAGTCAAATCACAACAAGTTAAAAGGCCTGCACCTACCATTAAAAAGTAA
- a CDS encoding class III signal peptide-containing protein, whose amino-acid sequence MSDFYYDNKAQVSAEFILLIAGLMLIVLFAMHIYQQYLSDLANQINDTELNELIDKIDSLNEYV is encoded by the coding sequence ATGTCTGATTTTTATTATGATAATAAAGCACAGGTATCGGCGGAGTTTATATTACTGATTGCAGGATTAATGCTAATAGTATTATTTGCCATGCATATCTATCAGCAATATCTAAGTGATTTGGCCAATCAAATAAATGATACCGAGTTGAATGAGCTGATTGATAAGATAGACAGCTTAAATGAGTACGTCTAA
- a CDS encoding type II secretion system F family protein: protein MYMEIIKKTNELIRKLISDDDLEYMQDILIQLKIYHQITDILTYILLVTLIVFLLLFFISLIFGVSVFIVLLSTLPVMLFINYLVYKKQKRLDSIEEDLPDYLLQVASLLNAGMALESSFDEISKNMDGYLNDEIKRALIEIRMGKTFNDAFMDIADRCDSYNLNKAIQIIINTKESGGNLSEILIVMADDIKQTQLLKRNKKTSVMMSVMFLLVSAIIATPFSFATIQIYTIFLESVGKTNSLIDVIPIASNGYIIIHSLLVSILIAIVMESNYKKCIKWIVIILPSSMAVFYFSKMLIGTILGI from the coding sequence ATGTATATGGAAATTATTAAAAAAACAAATGAATTAATAAGAAAATTAATATCCGACGATGACCTGGAGTATATGCAGGATATATTAATCCAATTGAAAATTTACCACCAGATAACAGATATTCTTACATATATCCTATTGGTTACATTAATTGTCTTTCTATTATTGTTTTTTATCTCATTGATATTCGGAGTATCGGTCTTTATAGTGCTACTGTCAACATTGCCCGTGATGCTTTTTATCAACTACCTGGTATATAAAAAGCAAAAACGATTAGATTCAATAGAAGAGGACTTGCCCGATTACCTGTTACAGGTTGCATCACTATTAAATGCAGGTATGGCACTTGAATCATCCTTTGATGAGATATCAAAAAATATGGACGGATACCTGAATGATGAAATCAAAAGGGCATTGATAGAAATCAGGATGGGAAAAACATTCAATGATGCATTCATGGATATTGCAGATAGGTGTGATTCATATAATCTGAACAAGGCAATTCAAATAATAATAAACACCAAGGAAAGTGGTGGAAATCTGTCTGAAATACTGATTGTTATGGCTGATGACATCAAGCAAACACAACTATTAAAAAGGAATAAAAAAACGAGTGTAATGATGTCCGTCATGTTTCTACTGGTCTCTGCTATTATAGCCACACCATTTTCCTTTGCAACAATACAGATATACACAATCTTTTTGGAATCGGTTGGAAAAACAAACTCTCTGATTGATGTAATACCAATAGCCAGCAACGGTTATATAATAATACATTCGTTATTGGTCAGCATATTGATAGCAATTGTAATGGAATCAAATTATAAAAAATGTATAAAGTGGATTGTGATAATACTGCCCTCTTCAATGGCTGTATTTTATTTTTCAAAAATGCTAATTGGAACGATATTGGGAATTTAA
- a CDS encoding aspartate dehydrogenase: MKIGIIGCGAIASALVDFVEKGKLDANLHCFYDLSPENAQKLASRIDAQVASDIDDLIEKSDLIMEAASQQAVISNIPYILEHKRDVVIMSVGALMDKEFHDRIQQLAKENKCKIYLPTGAITGIDTVNAANMGKITQVSLTTRKPPVSLGVHLDGEDEKVLFEGKASEAVKLFPKNINVSSTLSLASGIDVDVKIIADPKIKNNTHEIHLKGSFGELTTITSNVSSKNNPKTSALAAYSAASLLNKLNKTIQIGS, encoded by the coding sequence ATGAAAATAGGCATAATAGGTTGTGGAGCAATAGCATCAGCATTGGTTGATTTTGTAGAAAAGGGTAAATTGGATGCAAATCTTCACTGTTTTTATGATTTAAGTCCAGAAAATGCTCAAAAATTAGCATCAAGAATAGATGCACAGGTAGCCTCGGATATAGATGATTTAATAGAAAAATCTGATTTGATTATGGAGGCGGCATCCCAGCAGGCAGTCATATCAAACATTCCTTATATATTGGAACATAAAAGGGATGTTGTTATAATGAGTGTGGGTGCATTGATGGATAAAGAATTTCATGACAGGATACAACAATTGGCTAAGGAAAATAAATGTAAAATATATTTACCGACAGGTGCCATAACCGGTATCGACACGGTCAATGCTGCAAATATGGGGAAAATTACCCAAGTATCACTAACCACACGTAAACCACCTGTATCATTAGGTGTCCACTTAGATGGTGAGGATGAAAAGGTACTCTTTGAAGGAAAAGCATCAGAGGCAGTTAAATTATTCCCTAAAAATATTAACGTTTCATCCACATTAAGTCTGGCATCAGGTATTGACGTTGATGTAAAAATCATTGCGGACCCAAAAATTAAAAACAATACTCATGAAATTCATCTTAAAGGTAGTTTTGGTGAATTAACCACCATCACATCAAATGTAAGTAGTAAAAACAATCCAAAAACAAGTGCACTGGCTGCTTACTCTGCTGCCAGTCTCTTAAACAAATTAAATAAAACAATACAAATTGGTTCATAG
- a CDS encoding YcaO-related McrA-glycine thioamidation protein: protein MLNEAPIKYKKSTHRTNLPEETLDKISDITMDIGLTRTSKITHLDRLNIPVYTSVRPLAEEGAVSVYAGKGPTDIHAKVSSIMEAIERYSAEQQETDENIIKRYNPADCIDPEELILPKDSYHDEEIEWTKATSIKTQKEVYVPSNAVYHPYNSKGVHHIHLSNTNGLASGNALEEAIFHGLMEVVERDAWSFFEVFKEDKAEINCENTDNEYILELLEKFENNNVSIKLLDLTIENQIPTIAAVSEDLTLKDPALLTLGIGTHLDPDIAAIRAITEVAQSRATQIHGTREDTTRANLLRQTGYERMKRLNKHWFRKSEKTINLEDIPDRSSDSFKEDIDITMRLLEKSGITDAYYVNLTRDIDIPVVRVIIPQMEVYSVDTSRIGNRLKQKDPIMGSLI from the coding sequence ATGTTAAACGAGGCTCCAATTAAATATAAGAAATCAACACATCGGACCAATCTACCAGAAGAGACATTGGATAAAATATCGGATATCACAATGGATATAGGTCTTACAAGAACAAGCAAGATAACCCATCTTGACAGACTAAACATACCAGTCTATACATCCGTAAGGCCACTGGCAGAAGAAGGTGCAGTTAGCGTATACGCCGGCAAAGGTCCGACAGACATTCATGCAAAGGTATCCTCAATAATGGAAGCAATCGAAAGATATTCTGCCGAACAACAGGAAACGGATGAAAACATAATAAAAAGATATAATCCGGCTGATTGTATTGATCCTGAAGAATTGATTCTTCCGAAGGATTCTTATCATGATGAAGAGATTGAATGGACCAAGGCAACTTCCATAAAGACACAAAAGGAAGTGTATGTTCCATCAAATGCCGTTTATCATCCATATAATTCAAAGGGAGTGCATCATATACACTTATCAAATACAAATGGTCTGGCCTCGGGAAACGCATTGGAAGAAGCTATATTTCATGGACTGATGGAAGTGGTTGAAAGGGATGCCTGGAGCTTTTTTGAAGTATTCAAGGAGGATAAAGCCGAAATCAACTGTGAAAATACGGATAACGAATATATCCTGGAATTACTGGAGAAATTCGAAAACAATAATGTCTCCATAAAACTACTTGACTTGACTATAGAAAATCAGATACCTACAATAGCAGCAGTATCGGAGGATTTGACACTGAAAGATCCAGCATTATTAACGCTGGGTATTGGAACACACCTGGACCCGGATATAGCGGCAATAAGAGCAATAACAGAAGTGGCTCAAAGCAGGGCTACGCAGATACATGGAACACGTGAGGATACTACAAGAGCAAATCTGCTACGTCAAACGGGATATGAACGGATGAAAAGACTCAACAAACACTGGTTTAGAAAGTCCGAGAAGACAATCAACCTGGAGGACATACCCGACAGGTCATCAGATTCATTTAAAGAGGATATTGACATAACAATGAGATTACTTGAAAAATCGGGCATTACCGATGCATACTATGTAAACCTAACAAGGGACATAGATATCCCTGTTGTCCGTGTCATCATACCACAGATGGAAGTGTATAGCGTAGACACGTCACGAATAGGAAATAGATTGAAACAAAAAGATCCGATAATGGGAAGTTTAATATGA
- the pth2 gene encoding aminoacyl-tRNA hydrolase — MKQVILMRTDLKMGKGKIAAQACHACLAAYKKADKLRIRKWELTGQKKVVLKVPSEKDLLELYGKIKFEGIPCALITDAGHTQIESNTKTCVGVGPYPDDKLDELTGHLKLL, encoded by the coding sequence ATGAAACAAGTAATATTAATGAGAACTGATTTGAAGATGGGCAAGGGAAAAATTGCCGCACAAGCATGTCATGCCTGCCTGGCAGCATACAAGAAGGCTGACAAATTACGCATAAGAAAATGGGAATTAACCGGCCAGAAAAAGGTAGTCCTGAAAGTACCGTCCGAAAAAGATTTACTGGAGTTATATGGAAAAATCAAATTTGAAGGAATTCCATGTGCACTGATAACAGATGCCGGACATACACAGATAGAATCCAATACCAAGACATGTGTCGGTGTCGGCCCATACCCCGATGATAAACTTGATGAACTGACGGGACACTTAAAACTATTATAG
- a CDS encoding site-2 protease family protein gives MNKFSKQEKIDLSISIIVLTLIISFMYSRPNITVDKLLLFIPIAFVTVGLGFVLHELGHKFVAQKYGFYAEFRRSDKGLMLGIVTALMGFLFFAPGAVMIGSPTGIISEEENGKISIAGPIVNIILALIFLGIQISIQPLVTLSNIDMMVYLYFLSVIGFNINSFLALFNLLPIPPLDGSKVISWNLPIWLISIVISGLLTLSAYIH, from the coding sequence ATGAACAAATTTTCAAAGCAGGAAAAAATAGACTTATCCATATCCATCATTGTTCTTACATTGATTATTTCATTTATGTACAGTAGACCCAACATTACAGTGGATAAATTATTATTATTCATACCAATAGCATTTGTTACGGTAGGATTGGGTTTCGTATTGCATGAATTGGGCCATAAGTTTGTTGCACAGAAATATGGATTTTATGCAGAGTTTAGAAGATCAGACAAAGGACTTATGCTGGGAATAGTAACAGCCTTAATGGGCTTTTTATTCTTTGCACCCGGAGCCGTTATGATTGGTTCTCCCACCGGCATTATAAGCGAGGAGGAAAATGGTAAGATATCAATAGCAGGGCCTATTGTAAATATAATATTAGCGTTGATATTCTTAGGTATCCAAATATCAATTCAACCACTTGTCACACTTTCCAACATTGATATGATGGTTTATCTATATTTCTTATCAGTGATAGGATTTAACATCAACAGTTTCCTAGCATTGTTTAACCTACTTCCAATACCACCACTTGATGGTTCTAAGGTTATAAGTTGGAACCTACCGATATGGCTTATAAGTATTGTAATATCCGGATTATTAACACTATCTGCTTATATCCACTAA
- a CDS encoding tRNA(His) guanylyltransferase Thg1 family protein, producing MKSYEIFSNLKVVEDMPIIIRLDGRYFSRYTKNLELEKPFDTRLRDIFIGISKDLIREFNAKYIYTFSDEINILMDNIPFNGRIEKIDSVMASYAASSFNRHLYMNEQLFEKSVQSDMLASFDSRIIMTHQNIDNYFKWRQDEAWRNCINSYAQALLNKTHAPRQTAEILYKLNKKELHDLLFENGINIAHVPAWQRRGIAVYKEKYEIRGFNPKDNSSTISYRNKIKVDMQLDLFNGTNNI from the coding sequence TTGAAATCATATGAAATCTTTTCTAATTTAAAGGTAGTTGAAGACATGCCCATAATCATCCGATTGGATGGAAGATATTTTTCCAGATATACAAAAAATTTGGAATTGGAAAAACCATTCGATACAAGATTAAGGGATATATTCATAGGAATATCCAAGGATCTAATAAGGGAGTTCAACGCCAAATACATATACACTTTCTCCGATGAAATAAACATATTGATGGACAACATACCATTCAATGGGAGAATAGAAAAGATAGATTCGGTGATGGCTTCTTATGCTGCCTCATCATTTAACAGACATCTATATATGAATGAGCAACTGTTTGAAAAGTCAGTACAATCAGACATGCTGGCATCATTTGACTCAAGAATAATAATGACACATCAAAATATTGACAATTACTTCAAATGGCGTCAGGATGAAGCATGGAGAAATTGTATTAATTCATACGCCCAGGCATTATTGAATAAAACACATGCTCCAAGACAGACGGCTGAAATATTGTATAAACTCAATAAAAAGGAGCTTCATGATTTGTTATTTGAAAACGGCATCAACATAGCCCATGTACCTGCATGGCAAAGAAGAGGAATAGCTGTGTACAAAGAAAAGTATGAAATCAGGGGGTTCAATCCTAAGGACAATAGCTCCACAATATCATATAGAAATAAAATTAAAGTTGACATGCAACTAGATTTATTTAATGGTACGAACAATATATAA
- a CDS encoding tRNA-binding protein, with protein sequence MWDTSKDYRLKVAEKAVEDFIRVVEGSNLRGSWNKKQVRLIAKNMNPDIQTLYYSYVSPQELAKTPQMENLLKSMDEIIENLGGEDYAKKFQSELNRQEREKLDLPLSKMKFFFNTIRGLPDRLMLGEIDDPVIGVDIVVGELVSVSKHQKTDNLMVCNVNLGKRAITVITNDLTVKDNDHVAVSLLPPSEFMGIASEGMFLGAGEGILKDVEGELGSLPKHIDVNAFNETRNLVDAYIKD encoded by the coding sequence ATGTGGGATACTAGTAAGGATTATAGATTAAAAGTAGCTGAAAAAGCCGTAGAGGATTTTATAAGAGTAGTTGAAGGTTCCAACCTCAGGGGTTCATGGAATAAGAAACAGGTAAGATTAATTGCTAAGAATATGAATCCGGATATTCAAACGTTATACTATTCATATGTTAGCCCACAAGAGTTAGCCAAAACTCCCCAGATGGAAAATCTATTAAAAAGCATGGATGAGATTATTGAAAATCTTGGTGGAGAGGATTATGCAAAGAAATTCCAGTCTGAATTAAACAGACAAGAACGTGAAAAACTTGATTTACCATTATCTAAAATGAAGTTCTTTTTCAATACAATAAGGGGCTTGCCGGATAGATTGATGTTGGGAGAAATAGATGATCCCGTAATTGGTGTGGATATTGTAGTGGGAGAACTTGTCAGTGTAAGCAAACATCAGAAAACCGATAATTTGATGGTATGTAATGTAAATCTGGGAAAACGTGCAATAACCGTCATAACCAATGATTTGACCGTTAAGGATAATGACCATGTAGCCGTCAGTCTACTTCCGCCATCAGAATTTATGGGAATTGCCAGTGAGGGAATGTTTTTAGGTGCGGGAGAAGGAATTCTTAAGGACGTTGAAGGAGAATTGGGAAGTCTTCCAAAACACATCGATGTTAATGCATTTAATGAAACAAGAAACCTGGTTGATGCATACATTAAAGATTAG